The proteins below come from a single Planctomycetaceae bacterium genomic window:
- a CDS encoding S8 family serine peptidase, with protein MTVLQSLLSTFRASRSTTVQTRRRLGRNRGTGFAVFSLESLEDRVLLSGTTPEYVPNHVILGLGDTDSPDVSQPDDIQLVIPGSAISPLGNYGLYLMTLPAGVDAVDIIPTLRGLPGVASAEPDWIGEWTAAPNDPDYAGLQWSLNNTGQTVNGVTGLAGADISAELAWDASIGSSNVMIAIVDSGMDYLHPDLIDNVWVNPGEIAGNGIDDDGNGFIDDVNGWDFADNDNDPMDFVGHGTHVSGTAGAVGDNSLGLTGVNWDVSVMALKIGTDLGGPTVAGAIGAINYAVSMGAVASNHSYTVPSTAALQNAVNFAQANGHIIVAAAGNSSSNNDIFPSFPANFANDNVISVAATDQVDDLAFFSNFGVNTVDIGAPGVNIWSTTPRAGSLFYGPNYDFSDGTSMASPHVTGAVGLLRSIAPGVSYTEIIRALYDGSDQIAALNGRVSTGGRLNLAGAIAQLSAAEIFVSPGSVSENVGAGGATITVRKVAFDIGTDLVVDVSFSDDTEVAVPLFAGATSGQITIPAGQRSVTIPVDILDDTLLDGTQTVVFTLDIAGTTIDSASLDVTDYETLTLTIDKSTLREDGADGPATATLTRSNTDVDDPNVFVTVNNELVEYDATGTIVNTVPIPWPTGMRPAGEDAHDAVFLQNGRIAVYNGTTVGYVSVYDPTAGTWQDFLVPGLSTNSLDGSGGITSIGNFVFLTDMQSAPANPFGAVRLDLVTGAVTRFATKSLGDRLFVKDIFADTIQEVNPLTGATVNTIPMPTTNTFGFNTGLAFDGTNLWLLAGPIGNDQIYKLDADTGTVLDVFNLGGATEWDGLAYLNGLLYLQDNFLQNRITVYDPVLRQIVNTLDVGARNGIDITGGLAAIRNPDALFATSTFGDEIYEINPVNGALRNTWNSGASTTEYGVAVLSGEVYIGEFQSADLRVFNRDGVFQRTVTLALTPPPGVFGLGGDDIQGLTTTNYRYRDISGGLDGKIYVLDQGGTAVGRYDATTLQLEEFFELDVPVQAITVFSDGRIYGAADDGMVHEFDGTGSLLRSMDSGITGLIDIDVNVGEKILLSSSSGIVGRTSLAFEAPTTFTAGASQTFITFGRHFTQTGGEAIVDLTNSDPSELSVPTRVIIPVGQQSVTFPVSAVDDNILDGSQSVTVSPANSQYAELNSDSVTVLDVEGVLVDVAATEISEDAGIAATTVHLSRTYIDGPFTYAVSQTFTNSQPTPIPDFAILESHIVVPSQISRISDINVQLSLTHSWLQDLDVFLVSPSGTTVELFTDVGSNGTEMTDLIIDDEALVRIIDGSSPFTGRYRPEQYPSRGMNLFDGENPSGTWTLVVRDDNQQDIGTLLNWSLHIDTVGLAPLTVTLSSDDITEAAFGGAGGPSSTIEMLIPANQSEAMVTLDAVDDQLLDGTQTVTISATAVQSPDTSIDLSILDLGSDVVDVTDVELLELSVSTDFISESAGGNALTGTVTRLNTGDAPFSSPLTVNLMSSDTSELTVLATVTIPAGEASVNFDISAVDDALFDGDIPVTISATAAGYFNSPSQIVTVTDHEPAIVLQTASTTVVENDGTLQLLVRRINALDISNPVTVTLTSSDISELSFGGSATTTVTIAANSTSTPVTVTIHDDALLDGSQVVTLDGTGAGINPGTLDITVEDHETLTITLNHSSFLENGGTGAVTGTVTVSNTGDRTLPLTVTLSSSDLTAATVPATVTIPANATSAQFTVTPINDPDIDGDQPVTFTAVAAGYIDGVANATVLDHEPPVLTGPESRTPDATPAITWDPLPGAVRYDLWVNYVSGGITQIIRVQDVRDNAGDVTTEYTPPAELGLGRYRAWVRAYNAQEVAGFWSAGRDFVVTTPPQIISPGGPGNAASPSFPDITWSDVVDITRYDLWVTNLTTGEHPIIRAENLLTSNFQTTQDLPGGDYRAWVRAFGPMDAASSWSAGRTFGVLATPQIITPSAGTSNRTPTIEWNPVSGADHYDVWITNRDTGAIVVRDRFVPEATYKPLSDLSDQRHVVWVRAVSEMGFVSQWSPAANFVVSGNPELGRPVVTSPSQNGVAGSRPEFAWTPIAGVDGYEIWVNRVDVPTRQVIYSDAVTTNSYTATTALAAGEYRVWVRALSDSGEVSEWSAAVDFTVAAASVPVFDAGATPSPVAILTGLTEVSVAQQSDAPAIVPNVAAPASDSHATKIADDAASVKTAEFPQPETRAAAVSPTAVVLDRSEEAPAEDFDAVMANWDSAAWWTEPAQETPGHEASLAGLGLAIVAGGSLNRKRRPIRNRD; from the coding sequence ATGACAGTTCTGCAATCTCTGCTGTCAACGTTTCGCGCTTCCCGTTCGACGACCGTGCAAACCCGCAGACGACTGGGACGCAACCGAGGCACCGGCTTTGCGGTGTTCTCACTGGAATCTCTGGAAGACCGAGTTCTGTTGTCGGGAACAACACCGGAGTACGTGCCGAACCACGTGATTCTGGGCCTGGGGGACACTGACAGCCCCGACGTCAGCCAGCCAGACGACATTCAATTGGTAATTCCCGGATCTGCGATCAGCCCGCTCGGCAATTACGGCCTGTACCTGATGACTCTGCCGGCAGGTGTCGACGCAGTTGACATAATTCCCACGCTGCGGGGACTTCCCGGGGTCGCATCAGCCGAGCCCGACTGGATCGGAGAATGGACCGCCGCTCCCAACGATCCGGACTATGCCGGTCTGCAGTGGTCGCTGAACAATACGGGACAAACGGTCAACGGTGTGACCGGACTCGCTGGTGCCGACATCAGCGCGGAGCTGGCCTGGGACGCATCCATCGGCAGTTCCAACGTCATGATTGCCATCGTTGACAGCGGAATGGACTACCTGCATCCGGACCTGATCGACAATGTTTGGGTCAACCCGGGCGAAATCGCCGGGAACGGGATCGACGACGACGGCAACGGATTCATCGACGACGTCAACGGCTGGGACTTCGCGGACAACGATAATGACCCGATGGACTTCGTCGGTCACGGTACACACGTCAGCGGCACCGCCGGCGCTGTCGGAGACAATTCACTTGGACTGACCGGTGTGAACTGGGACGTCAGCGTGATGGCACTGAAGATCGGCACGGATCTTGGCGGCCCGACGGTTGCCGGAGCCATCGGAGCGATCAATTACGCTGTCAGCATGGGAGCCGTCGCTTCCAACCACAGCTATACGGTTCCCAGTACCGCCGCACTGCAGAACGCCGTCAACTTCGCGCAGGCGAACGGCCATATCATCGTGGCTGCGGCGGGGAACAGCAGTTCAAACAACGACATCTTCCCGTCATTCCCCGCCAATTTCGCGAATGACAACGTGATTTCGGTCGCGGCAACGGATCAGGTTGACGACCTCGCATTCTTCTCGAACTTTGGCGTCAACACCGTCGATATCGGAGCTCCGGGCGTCAACATCTGGAGCACGACGCCGCGAGCCGGTTCGTTGTTCTATGGTCCGAACTATGATTTTTCGGACGGTACATCCATGGCGTCCCCGCATGTCACAGGGGCTGTGGGATTGCTGCGAAGTATTGCTCCGGGAGTTTCGTATACGGAAATCATCCGCGCGCTGTACGACGGTTCCGACCAGATTGCCGCGCTGAATGGCCGCGTTTCGACCGGTGGACGGCTGAATCTGGCAGGCGCCATTGCGCAGCTTTCTGCTGCGGAGATTTTCGTGTCCCCCGGCTCCGTCAGTGAAAACGTCGGCGCGGGAGGAGCGACGATTACGGTTCGCAAGGTCGCCTTTGACATCGGCACGGATCTGGTCGTTGACGTTTCCTTCAGCGATGACACAGAAGTTGCCGTCCCGCTGTTTGCCGGTGCCACGTCCGGACAAATCACAATCCCGGCCGGCCAGCGGTCGGTCACGATCCCCGTCGACATCCTTGATGACACGCTGCTGGACGGAACTCAGACCGTTGTCTTCACGCTGGACATTGCCGGCACAACGATTGATTCCGCGTCGCTGGACGTTACCGACTACGAAACTCTGACGCTGACAATTGACAAGAGCACGCTTCGCGAAGACGGGGCGGACGGCCCGGCAACGGCAACGCTCACCCGCAGCAATACCGATGTGGACGACCCGAATGTGTTTGTGACGGTCAACAACGAACTGGTTGAGTACGACGCAACCGGGACGATTGTCAACACCGTGCCGATTCCCTGGCCGACCGGAATGCGACCGGCCGGTGAGGATGCTCACGACGCCGTCTTCCTGCAGAACGGCAGGATCGCCGTCTATAACGGCACGACGGTGGGCTACGTTTCGGTCTATGACCCGACCGCCGGCACGTGGCAGGACTTTCTGGTGCCCGGCCTGTCCACGAATTCGCTGGACGGTTCCGGAGGCATCACGTCAATCGGCAACTTTGTGTTCCTGACGGACATGCAGTCAGCCCCCGCGAATCCGTTCGGTGCCGTTCGCCTGGATCTGGTGACCGGCGCTGTCACTCGGTTTGCGACGAAGTCGCTGGGCGATCGCCTGTTTGTGAAGGACATTTTCGCCGACACGATTCAGGAAGTGAATCCGCTGACCGGGGCCACGGTCAACACGATCCCGATGCCGACCACGAATACCTTTGGTTTCAATACGGGACTCGCCTTCGATGGAACCAACTTGTGGCTACTGGCGGGACCAATCGGCAACGACCAGATCTACAAACTCGACGCGGATACCGGTACGGTTCTGGACGTCTTTAATCTTGGCGGCGCCACCGAATGGGACGGACTGGCCTATCTGAACGGCCTGCTGTACCTGCAGGATAACTTCCTGCAGAACCGGATCACCGTTTACGACCCGGTCCTGCGTCAGATTGTCAATACGCTGGACGTTGGTGCCCGCAACGGGATCGACATTACCGGCGGTCTGGCGGCGATTCGGAACCCGGATGCCCTGTTCGCGACATCGACGTTTGGTGACGAAATCTACGAAATCAATCCGGTCAACGGAGCACTGCGCAATACCTGGAACAGCGGCGCATCGACGACCGAATACGGCGTTGCAGTTCTGTCGGGCGAAGTTTACATCGGCGAGTTTCAGTCGGCCGATCTGCGTGTATTCAATCGCGACGGTGTGTTTCAGCGAACGGTCACGCTTGCTCTGACGCCGCCACCCGGCGTGTTTGGTCTGGGCGGCGACGATATCCAGGGCCTGACAACGACAAACTATCGTTATCGGGACATTTCCGGCGGTCTTGACGGCAAGATCTACGTCCTGGATCAGGGCGGCACAGCGGTCGGCCGTTACGATGCCACAACCCTGCAACTGGAAGAATTCTTCGAACTGGATGTCCCCGTTCAGGCCATCACTGTTTTCTCTGACGGCAGGATCTACGGAGCTGCCGACGATGGCATGGTGCATGAATTCGACGGCACCGGTTCCCTGTTGCGGTCGATGGATTCGGGCATCACCGGACTGATCGACATTGACGTCAACGTTGGCGAAAAGATCCTGCTTTCGTCGTCGTCCGGCATCGTCGGCCGAACGTCGCTGGCCTTTGAAGCACCGACAACGTTTACTGCCGGAGCGTCCCAGACGTTCATCACATTTGGCCGGCACTTCACTCAAACCGGCGGCGAAGCCATCGTTGACCTCACGAACAGCGACCCTTCGGAATTGTCCGTCCCGACTCGGGTGATTATTCCTGTCGGACAGCAGTCCGTGACATTCCCCGTTTCCGCGGTGGACGACAACATCCTTGACGGCAGCCAGTCGGTCACGGTGTCACCGGCCAATTCGCAGTATGCGGAACTGAATTCGGATTCAGTGACCGTGCTGGACGTCGAAGGTGTCCTGGTCGATGTGGCGGCAACCGAAATCAGCGAAGACGCCGGCATTGCCGCAACGACTGTTCATCTTTCCCGGACCTACATCGACGGACCATTCACGTACGCGGTTTCGCAAACGTTCACCAATTCGCAGCCAACACCGATCCCGGACTTTGCGATCCTTGAATCACACATCGTGGTTCCCAGCCAGATCTCACGGATCAGTGACATCAATGTTCAGCTTTCACTGACGCATTCCTGGCTGCAGGACCTGGACGTGTTCCTTGTCAGTCCGTCGGGAACAACGGTGGAACTGTTTACCGATGTCGGCAGTAACGGGACGGAAATGACCGACCTGATCATCGATGACGAAGCCCTGGTGCGAATCATCGATGGTTCGTCTCCGTTTACCGGCCGCTATCGTCCGGAACAATACCCGTCGCGCGGCATGAACCTGTTCGACGGCGAGAACCCCTCCGGCACGTGGACGCTGGTCGTACGCGATGACAATCAGCAGGACATCGGGACGCTGCTGAACTGGTCACTGCACATTGATACCGTGGGGCTTGCGCCGCTGACCGTGACGCTCAGCAGCGACGACATTACGGAAGCCGCTTTCGGCGGCGCCGGCGGACCGTCGTCCACGATCGAAATGCTGATTCCGGCAAATCAGTCCGAAGCCATGGTGACGCTGGACGCTGTGGACGATCAATTGCTTGACGGAACGCAGACGGTGACCATCAGCGCGACCGCCGTGCAGTCTCCGGACACGTCGATCGACCTGAGCATTCTGGATCTGGGCAGCGACGTGGTCGATGTCACGGACGTCGAACTGCTGGAACTGTCCGTCAGCACGGACTTCATTTCCGAATCCGCCGGCGGCAATGCACTGACCGGAACCGTAACGCGGCTGAACACCGGCGACGCTCCGTTCAGTAGTCCGCTGACCGTCAACCTGATGAGCAGCGATACGTCAGAACTGACCGTTTTGGCAACCGTCACGATTCCCGCCGGTGAGGCATCGGTCAATTTTGATATCTCGGCCGTCGACGACGCTCTGTTCGACGGGGACATTCCCGTGACGATTTCCGCCACGGCAGCCGGATACTTTAATTCGCCGTCGCAGATCGTGACCGTGACGGATCATGAACCGGCAATTGTCCTGCAGACAGCGTCGACGACCGTCGTCGAAAACGACGGAACGCTGCAACTGCTGGTTCGCCGAATCAATGCACTGGATATCAGCAACCCTGTGACTGTGACACTGACCAGCAGCGACATTTCCGAACTGAGCTTTGGCGGATCCGCCACAACGACCGTCACAATCGCTGCCAACAGCACCAGCACCCCGGTGACCGTCACCATTCACGACGACGCACTACTGGATGGAAGTCAGGTCGTCACGCTGGATGGCACGGGCGCGGGAATCAACCCTGGCACTCTGGACATCACCGTCGAGGATCACGAAACGCTGACCATCACGCTGAATCACTCCAGCTTTCTGGAAAACGGCGGGACCGGTGCCGTCACGGGAACAGTTACGGTCAGCAATACCGGCGACCGAACGCTGCCTCTGACAGTCACTCTCAGCAGCAGCGACCTGACGGCGGCAACGGTACCTGCGACCGTGACGATTCCCGCCAATGCGACGTCGGCTCAGTTCACAGTGACACCGATCAACGACCCGGACATCGACGGTGATCAGCCCGTTACGTTTACCGCTGTCGCCGCCGGATATATCGATGGCGTCGCGAATGCCACGGTTCTGGATCACGAGCCTCCGGTGCTGACCGGGCCGGAATCACGAACACCCGACGCGACACCTGCGATCACGTGGGATCCACTGCCCGGCGCTGTCCGGTACGACCTGTGGGTCAACTATGTTTCCGGCGGAATCACTCAGATCATTCGTGTTCAGGATGTTCGAGACAATGCCGGCGATGTCACCACAGAATACACGCCTCCGGCCGAGCTTGGTCTGGGCCGGTATCGCGCTTGGGTGCGAGCCTACAATGCTCAGGAAGTCGCGGGGTTCTGGAGCGCCGGCCGTGACTTCGTCGTTACGACGCCACCGCAGATTATTTCTCCCGGCGGACCGGGAAATGCCGCGTCGCCATCTTTCCCCGATATCACCTGGTCGGACGTCGTCGACATCACTCGCTACGACCTGTGGGTCACGAATCTGACCACCGGAGAGCACCCGATCATTCGCGCGGAAAACCTGCTGACGTCGAACTTCCAGACGACTCAGGATCTGCCCGGCGGCGACTACCGAGCGTGGGTGCGAGCCTTCGGGCCAATGGACGCAGCCAGTTCCTGGAGCGCCGGCCGAACATTCGGGGTGCTCGCAACCCCGCAGATCATTACTCCGTCCGCAGGAACGTCCAATCGCACGCCGACAATCGAATGGAATCCAGTCTCCGGAGCCGATCATTATGACGTCTGGATCACGAACCGAGACACCGGTGCGATTGTCGTTCGCGACCGCTTCGTGCCCGAAGCGACATACAAACCGCTGTCAGACCTTTCTGATCAGCGGCATGTCGTCTGGGTCCGAGCCGTCTCGGAGATGGGCTTTGTGTCGCAATGGTCGCCCGCTGCCAATTTTGTCGTCAGCGGAAATCCGGAACTGGGACGACCCGTTGTCACGTCGCCGTCTCAGAACGGTGTCGCAGGCAGTCGTCCGGAGTTTGCCTGGACACCGATCGCGGGCGTCGATGGCTACGAAATCTGGGTCAACCGTGTCGACGTCCCGACACGCCAGGTGATCTACAGCGATGCCGTCACCACAAATTCCTATACGGCCACCACCGCTCTGGCGGCGGGTGAGTATCGTGTGTGGGTGCGGGCACTCAGCGATTCCGGTGAGGTTTCAGAATGGAGCGCTGCCGTTGACTTCACGGTTGCCGCCGCAAGCGTTCCTGTCTTCGACGCCGGTGCCACTCCGTCACCCGTGGCGATTCTGACCGGACTGACCGAAGTATCCGTCGCCCAGCAATCCGACGCTCCGGCAATTGTGCCAAACGTCGCGGCACCCGCTTCCGACAGCCATGCGACAAAGATCGCTGACGACGCGGCTTCTGTAAAGACGGCGGAATTTCCGCAGCCGGAAACACGCGCTGCTGCTGTCAGCCCGACTGCGGTTGTCCTCGATCGCTCAGAGGAAGCACCGGCTGAAGACTTTGACGCCGTGATGGCGAACTGGGACTCGGCCGCCTGGTGGACGGAGCCTGCTCAGGAAACTCCCGGCCACGAAGCATCGCTCGCCGGACTTGGCCTGGCCATTGTCGCGGGAGGTTCTCTGAACCGAAAACGACGTCCGATCCGCAATCGCGATTAG
- the amrB gene encoding AmmeMemoRadiSam system protein B, whose amino-acid sequence MTKTVSVRRPAVAGRFYPADEDLLRRDVHSFLRDAASRCISRHPKALIVPHAGYQYSGPVAASGYAQLTHVHETIRRVVLLGPSHHVAFRGMAFPEFDTFVTPLGSVPIDAATLDAVRDLPQVVIGDEPHNREHSLEVHLPFLQCVLDSFSLVPFCVGSASAVDVAEVLSVLWGGSETLIVVSSDLSHYHDYETARELDQQTSAMIEGCQTDNLSGSRACGYVGICGLLTVARTHRLTVRTVDLRNSGDTAGPRSQVVGYGAYVIE is encoded by the coding sequence ATGACCAAAACCGTCAGCGTTCGCCGACCCGCCGTCGCCGGTCGCTTTTATCCTGCTGACGAAGATTTGCTGCGACGTGACGTTCACAGTTTTCTGCGTGATGCCGCTTCGCGATGTATCAGCAGGCATCCGAAAGCGCTGATCGTGCCTCACGCGGGCTACCAATATTCCGGGCCGGTTGCCGCGAGCGGATATGCACAACTGACGCATGTTCACGAGACAATTCGGCGCGTCGTTCTGCTGGGACCGTCTCACCATGTGGCGTTCCGCGGAATGGCGTTTCCCGAATTCGATACATTCGTGACGCCGCTGGGAAGTGTTCCAATCGACGCTGCCACATTGGATGCGGTCCGGGATCTGCCACAGGTGGTGATCGGCGATGAACCGCACAACCGGGAACACAGCCTGGAGGTTCACCTGCCGTTTCTGCAATGTGTCCTGGATTCGTTTTCGCTTGTCCCGTTCTGCGTCGGGTCTGCGTCTGCGGTGGATGTTGCGGAGGTCTTATCGGTGCTCTGGGGCGGTTCGGAAACTCTGATCGTGGTGAGTTCCGATCTTAGCCATTACCACGACTACGAAACCGCCAGAGAACTCGATCAACAGACGTCGGCAATGATCGAAGGATGCCAAACTGACAATCTGAGCGGCAGTCGCGCTTGTGGATATGTGGGCATCTGCGGACTGCTGACGGTTGCGAGGACGCATCGTCTGACCGTACGCACGGTGGACCTGAGAAACTCGGGCGACACCGCCGGACCGCGAAGTCAGGTCGTGGGATACGGGGCCTATGTTATCGAGTAA
- the amrS gene encoding AmmeMemoRadiSam system radical SAM enzyme yields MVTRTSPPAAFPTKYWHRLDDGRIQCDLCPRFCRLHEGQRGFCFVRECQDGQIVLTTYGRSSGYCVDPIEKKPLNHFLPGTPVLSFGTAGCNLGCRYCQNWDISKSREFDTLADDASPETIARAARELDCPSVAFTYNDPVIFHEYAIDVARECHKVGVRCVAVTAGEVCPEPRAEFYHHMDAANVDLKAFTESFYSNICAGHLQPVLETLLYLKHETSVWFETTTLLIPGENDSDAELDEMTRWVVKELGPDVPMHFTAFHPDFRMLDKPSTPPSTLARARQIAMNNGVRYAYTGNVRDADGAATCCHNCGRILIGRMGYDITEWHLAADGTCDNCGQPCAGVFQPQPGHWGSRRMPVRLHDYV; encoded by the coding sequence ATGGTCACGCGAACTTCTCCTCCTGCAGCGTTTCCGACGAAATACTGGCACCGCCTGGACGATGGTCGCATTCAGTGCGACCTGTGCCCGCGATTCTGCAGGCTCCATGAAGGGCAGCGCGGTTTCTGTTTTGTGCGGGAATGCCAGGACGGACAAATCGTGCTGACGACGTACGGTCGTTCCAGCGGCTATTGTGTGGACCCCATTGAAAAGAAGCCGCTGAACCACTTTTTACCGGGAACGCCCGTGTTGTCGTTCGGAACAGCGGGCTGCAATCTGGGTTGCCGATACTGCCAGAACTGGGACATCAGCAAGTCACGGGAATTTGATACTCTGGCCGATGATGCTTCGCCGGAAACCATCGCTCGGGCAGCCAGGGAACTCGATTGCCCCAGTGTGGCATTCACGTACAACGACCCCGTCATCTTTCACGAATACGCCATCGACGTGGCTCGCGAATGTCACAAAGTCGGCGTGCGTTGCGTCGCCGTTACGGCCGGCGAAGTCTGCCCGGAACCGCGTGCAGAGTTCTATCACCATATGGATGCCGCCAACGTCGATCTCAAAGCCTTCACCGAAAGCTTTTACTCGAACATCTGTGCGGGTCACCTGCAGCCGGTGCTGGAAACACTGCTGTACCTGAAGCATGAAACCAGTGTTTGGTTTGAAACAACGACGCTGCTGATTCCGGGAGAGAATGATTCCGACGCAGAGCTTGATGAAATGACACGATGGGTCGTGAAGGAACTTGGCCCGGATGTTCCCATGCACTTCACGGCGTTTCATCCCGATTTCCGGATGCTGGACAAGCCCTCCACGCCTCCGTCAACACTGGCAAGAGCACGTCAGATCGCCATGAACAACGGCGTGCGCTATGCCTATACGGGAAACGTGCGGGATGCGGACGGTGCAGCCACCTGCTGCCACAACTGCGGCCGGATACTGATTGGCCGAATGGGCTACGACATCACGGAATGGCATTTGGCTGCGGACGGTACGTGCGACAACTGCGGGCAGCCGTGCGCCGGTGTCTTCCAGCCGCAACCCGGTCACTGGGGCTCCCGCCGCATGCCTGTCCGTCTGCACGACTATGTGTGA